The genomic interval CTGCCTATAAATGCACATCATGCATCATAATCTGTTTATAAACCTTTCAAAATTTGAatatgaaatgttattttagttgGACAGGGAACATAAAGTAGCTGGAGCCACTGTACAGCACTGCATACACTGCACACTGAGTATGGTTGGGCGATGTCTACCAAATTGGCATCAGACGTTGTCCGCAGTGAAACATTTTGAGTTTTCACATTCGTGTTTAAGCGTTAAGCTCAACTTTCATTGGAATGAATTAAAAACGCTCGCTCTACTCCATGCCAGTGGACACGCACCGTTAGAACTACTACACGATGCCAGCTCATCATTGTGATGTCTGATAGATAATGGCATCGTCTATCGGCCCAATCCTAATACAGAGGAGAGGACTGCATTGGATGTTTTCTTGGATATTTTCAGTGATTGATTTTAAGGTTATGTGTTAGTCTAGCCagtttaaattaacaaaattttgaAGGcgaaaaaggtccattgtctgttttcaatagtgtagcgattgtataaagcacagctcacaccaaaatcactttcaaaccaagcagctttctgttggtcaatatGGCAAATCCATGTGACCAACTTGAATATCTGATATATCTGaaaaaagagccaatcgccaattggtaaagtcattgcgtcactgcagctgccgttagaagctctgtTTGCTGTAGAAAGAGTCAATGGTCTGAAACATATGCTTAGGACTGAcggttgttgtcagatttcattggtgatttcaaatatcaaattaaatcataTGGCAaccgctaaaaaaaaaaaaaatctgactctGCCGTGACAAATCATGATCGGTGCATCACAACTGTTAAGAGTTCTAAAGAGAAACTGAATTTGGGATTGCATGCTGTCTGaaagcagctttctgtgtgtGCACGCCTCGGTTGTGTGTCAGTATTGTTCATCATATCAAAACAGAAAGCTAAGTGGTTTAGTCAGAATCCTGTCAGTAGCTGACTCTATACCAGAGGTTAAGCTCCAAGCATGTTTTCATGCAGAGCTAAAGCGGAAATGTGTGGGGGTCATTTCATGTCCCAAGAAGATGCAGAGCTTGCAGCTAGGTCACTGAATGAAGCTAAGCCCTGTTTAGAGCATGGCACTGGAGTTGCTTGGTGACGCCacattgtttactttatttttagaatGGAGTCTTGTATAGAAAATGGGGGGAGAAGTCATAATTGTGCCCCAACAAGATTGGAGGGTTGGAGGAGGTTATGACATCAATTTAGACCTTTAAAAGGACCTATAAAATGTCCATGTACTTGTATACACTTGGCCTAATTAGGCTAAGAAAAAATACCCCCCTTAGCATCAGAatatatcacttttttttttttttttttccccaaacatCCTTATGAATTATCAGTCATCCTTATGAATCCTTATTGTGTGCTACAGCGTTTCCTAcataattatttaatgcatATGTGTGGTTttgttgtgctgtttgtttgaatttttattatgcatttaGTTTATTATGCAAAGCCTGTCCTTAATTGCATGTCTTATACAGAACATGTAATTGTGcagattagttttatgatcctTTAGTAGGACtaagtaaaatattttcaaattaattcaGCTCTCTTCTTAAAATCTCATGAccgttttactgtattttctgtgGCTATGTGAAAATTTATGTTTATAGTGCCTCTTGTCCTGCTGATGCCTACAGAACTATGACTCAACTGCATAGTTTGGCTttgtcaatattattattattattattattattaatattaataataataataataatatatttttttaaattaatattttcataatcTATCATGTTTTCTGCACCGCTTTTTAGCAGATTTTTTCAGGGCCATGGTAAAAGAAATCATTTTACTTTGTGTTGTTAATTTGAATTCTTTACTGAAAAGCCTGTGTCACAAAGTAAGACAAACATCTTTCTATTGAATTGTTGGAATTGAATCAATATAATCAAATGAGGAAATCTACATAGCCACAGATAACTAGGGGTGGGAATTGCCAGAGGCCCCATAATATGCTGTTTTCACAATACTTAAGCCACaatatattattgcaattttaaacattttgcgATATGCTGAGTATTGCGGTAACATTTCAGCTGCAATTACAgttgtcaaataaaaatgtttgaatatttcagtgttcaatctgtttggtttttacaataaatattgttttaaaagtgacctataatgcccctttcacaagatgtaatataagtctctggtgtccccagaatatgtctctgaagtttcagctcaaaataccccatagatcatttattatagcttgtcaaatttgcccctatttgggtgtaagcaaaaacgcgctgtttttgtgtgtgtccctttaaatgcaaatgagctgctttcTAGACAATGCTTTtcagacaatgatggagagactcagcaAGAAGCTACAAATTTTAGagtgcatctggacgtttctgaatggttagtggatacatgtagttgctgtggagctgATTCAGCTtattgactagcatgtgtcaTCATGTaaatcttttgtgtaaatccagtgttgaactgaccctcatttgtgaagcagtccggcgtaaaatgacggcatgggaacaacactctactacagcaactcttcctcttctctaaagcagcccatcATGGcatcgccccctttgttgcgtgttcccgggggcagggtttatataaatttttgagttagtgatgtcaccaacccgggaagaagctcattgtagtccctaccagccgtttgttgtagtccttaaatggcgaattctttaaaagaaaatatctccctttgcattgaactttgagcatcgtaactttacagatgttgtttatgctctaacagcaacattacacaataactaaagttaaaaaagtgaaatcataacaTATGAACCCTTTAAGCAGTTTTACAAAGAACAACCTTACTAACACCCTAATGAACAAGTCGAAGGTGACAGTATTCAGTTATGAAATGTTATTATGTGATTGTGCTGaatcatttatattgttacaggAAAATGCATGAATTTGCCATTAACAGCGTATAACTGCTGTCTGTCTTGTCAATCTTGTTTTTGTATTATGAACGAGTGCACTGGCAGTGTAGATATGGCATTATATAGACGGCTTCTTTGATTCTAATCTTGATGCTTTATACTTGAGTAATGTTGGTTTTGAGTGTGTGCTGCTGGCGaataacaacaaactcttgcttgtatatacttgtgtactgtatacatttttttttttttgctcttccTCATCGTTCATTCGTCATCTTcgcttttttttccacaaatttcacaatttttttgcagagctttattttgctttgtttctaCTAAGATAAAGAGAcgtccactcttgcattgcataCGTTTGTTcgttttgggggcggagcaatgaaggaaggggtgtgtttgtttgggttgatttcaaatatcagcaGTGTTCAACAAtgattctcagaaattgcttactgcacctttaagtacaTGTAACTTGCTTCATTGTTCATTGggaaattatataaataaatcttaaatataACCTGTAATTAATCTATGGCCCTTCCAGCCAGGATTAATACATCTGTGTTTATACATAACATTTGCAGTAAATTCCATTTCaattgaaaataatttctttcatttaGTTGTACCAGACATACATGTTTAATCTTGCCTTTGGTGTGTGTTGAGAAGATAAAGGTAAACTGTCCAGTTTCAACCATCCCTTCCTCAGGTCCACATCAAGCCACCTTTCCAAACCCCCCTCATTTCCTGCTGTTGTGCCTGTTTATTAACGTTTGATCTGATACGTTTGTGCATTTACTGCACCTGGTcttgtgctgttgttttgaagCCCAAGCATTAACAAAGCTTCCTCTCGAGTGTATCTGCCATGCTAATGGCAGGGTTTGATCAAAGCGAACACTGCATGATGGATCAGCCCATTTACTGCTGACAGAGATCATCCCAGCCTCAAGGCCTTGGAAAGAAGAGGATCTGACAAGGACGTCTGAACATGAATGTTGGAAGAAGCCCCGCTGCCCCACATGAATGACAGCCATAAGGATGCAGCACTTCGACCCTGCCCGCTTTCAGAAGCAAGTAACCCAATCTGGGTTTGAAGGGATATAAATAGAGTCATTCTCAGAGGGGGTGGACCGGCCAAACCGACAGCCTGGCCAGCCGAGCCATGACACTGCACAACAACCTGTGCCCTCGtccaaccacacacacacacactccagctCCCAACCACCTTTTTTGGTCACATGCCTTCCATGCCTGTCGTGTGTGGAGTAGTGAGCAAAAAGCTGTCTGTGGGCACCACCCCTCTGGGTAAGACTAGTTTAGTCCCTGATGGGCCACATGCTCGGGTTTGGACGAGCTCACGATCCTCTGAATGCTGGAACTTTCACTGGATCCTGGCCTTGCTGACCGCTGCCAGTTCTCATTCTCCCAATAGATAAACAGACCTGCGAAGAGGGACGCTTCAAGAGAATGAGAGAAACTGTAATTTGACCTATCCCATGACCCTGCCTGTAATATCTATTGGCAAACCTTGACTTACTGCTAGTTAGTAGCctactggttttttttttttgggtttgCTAGGTCAAGGTCCCAAGCTGTGATCGCATAGCTTACGAGGCGGCTCCCATTCCATTTGTCTAATGGCTTATTTGGGCTTGTAATACATTTCAGTGGCTATTCCTGGAGTCATGTAATGGTCTTATGGTTGAGGTTTGCCCAAAGCGGCTTAAAGCTGCTCCACACTTTCTAATCCTGCATTCAGATGGGCAATCAGActtatgaaaaatacattttgcctTCTGTCTTGGTAGTAatcaataatacatttttcctCTGGCTTTGTAAGTTCTGCTAAACTCCTTTTAAAGAGCGTTTTGCGTGCATGCGGCGGTTGTGCGATACACGCATTCGTTtgatgtcagtgtgtgtgtgcttgttatGAGGATGAGGTAAAGATAGCCAAAgccagtttgtttgtttttccaagCGTGGTTCATGGTAGAGATGACACTCGAGATGAAATGTGATGCAGGAGCTTGAGTTACAGTCGGACACACCCCATCTATCTGTGTAGTTTATGTGTCCAGAAGCCTTTTTTTGACATCCTTATGCTTTCATTTAGGCGCTGCTTCTCTTATAATACTatgaggagttggatccaggaAACTTTCATTCATGCTATTTCTCTGAGCAGCCCCTTCACTGAAATCCTACGGTCATGCTTACAACTTATTGTTTGAGAATGAAGATTGACCAACATTGTTTATACTGTAACAGATATCCACTActtcagtcaatcaatcaattaatcctATTTAATTGATTTTGGAACTTAAGTTCGTGCAACATTGGATTGGAGATTGGAGTAATGCCTTCTGaacattcagctttgccatcataggaataaattactttttaaaatatattaaaataaaaatggttcttaaagggttagttcacccaaaaaatgaaaattctgtcatcaagtactcaccctcatgtcgttccacacctgtaagaccttcattcgtcttcggaacacaaattaaggtatttttgatgaaatccgagaggtatatgactcctccatagacagcaatataaccaccactttcaaggtctagaaaagtattaaagacattttttaaatggtcGACGTGACTGCATTGGTTcgaccttaattttatgaagctacgagaatactttttgggcgcaaaaacaaagcataaataacgactttattcaacaatcttttctcttccctgtcgttatccttacgcagttgacagagtaagcacagtgaaggcttctgtgtttacatccgaatgcCGATTGGTCAaagctgtacacgtgagcagcatgacgcatgcgtgtaATTGAACCAAtgcagtcacgtcaactgttttaacgatgtctttagtacctttctggatcttgaaagtggtggttatagtgctgtctatggacaagtcatatacctcttggatttcataaaaatatcttaatttgtgttccaaagatgaatgaaggtcttacgggtgtggtatgacatgagggtgagtaattaatgacagaattttcatttttgggtgaactaaccctttaaatttgtagggtttttttcccacaataatattgtttagtgtatttttatcacaaatgcagcattggtgagcagaagacttttccaaaaaaaaaaaaaaattctttctgaCTGCAACTTTTCTCCATTTGAACACACCTGCTCCACATCCACCAATTTTACattgaattgaaaaaaatagGTGTTTCCTAGTGCCTTTCATGGTGGGTTATGATGGTATGGGTCAAGATAACCAGTGACAAGTCAATGTGTTCCACTTTTGCAAAGAATTTCTCATTTAGCGCCTTGCTAAATGTTTCAAATGTACGCTAtttaatgttatgttatttattttgcagcCTACACAGTGAATTATGACTGATGTAGTTCTCTAATGCTTGTATACTCAATGTATTTAATCAGTCTTACTGGACATAATTGCTGAGGCTTGTTTGAAATatctatttgcttttgatgaGTTTTTGGCAGTTTGTCTGTTATTATCTTCGTATCTGCCATTACAGTAGCCTTTAGATCACATCAAGATCTGTCAGTAACTCAGTAGGCAGTTGTCACTTTCATAGCCTTCATTCTCATACGTTTATACATGCACTGTTGAACAAAAGAGGATTGATGGCTTTGTGTAATAATAAAGAACACTGTTGTCAGTGCTACGGCTTTGCTGGTGTGCTCAAGTGTTTGTTTGGCTGATGTCCTAAAAAAGCCCAACCTGTGTTTGTGGATTAAATTACCAGTAAATCATTTAGTATAACATAGCATGATattgttaaagggttacttcacctaaaaatgaaaattctatcattatttactcatcttatgtcataattaaaacacaaattaagatatttttaaagaaacctgagaggtttcaggtttcatttaaaatatcttaaagggatagttcatccaaaaatgaaaattatcccatgatttactcaccctcaagccatcctaggtgtaaatgACTATCTTCGTTTAGAtgaacacaatttaaaaaaaaaaaaaaaaaaaaaaaaatcctggctcttccaagctttataatgggagtgaatggaggatgagattttgaagcccaaaaaagtgcatccatctataataaaagtaatctatatggctccagggggttaaagggttagttcacctaaaattgaaaataatgtcatttattactctccctcgtgtcgttctacagccgtaagaccttcgttcatcttccgaacacaaattaacatcgttgatgaaatctgatggctcagtgaggcctctattgagagcaaagccattcaaactctcaaggtccataaaggtactaaaaacatatttgaaatagtttatgtgagttcagtggttcaaccttaatattataaagtgccAATATTGTAATGGCCAaaacaatactttttgtgcgccaaaaaagaaaaataaagacttttcaataatatctatatgggtcgatttcaaaacaatgcttcggagctttacgaatcgaatcagtgaatcggagttccaaagtcatgtgatttcagcagtttagccgtttgataggagatccgaatcactaattcgaaacaaaagattcattaagctcagaagcttcatgaaacagtgttttgaaatcggcccatatagatattgttaaagtcgttattttgtttttttggcggacaaaaagtattcttgtcgctttataatattaagatagaaccactgaaggCACATGAACcgtttaaaatatgtttttagtacctttatgggccttgagagtttgaatggctttgctctcaatagaggcctcactgagccatcagatttcattaacagtatcttaatttgtgttctgaagatgaacaaaggtcttatgggtgtagaaagacatgagggtgagtaatacatgacattattttcatttttgggtgaactaacccccttaataaaggccttctgaagtgaatcgatgggtttttgtaataaaaatattcatatttaaaacttcataaactataataacGGTCTTCTGGCAACGAACGTACGTGAATCTAGTTCcggtggaagagtgacctctgacccgacacatGACGCATagacgaacgcggaagcgcagaggataaaggaaaacaaaacacCGTTCAAGAATTGGAAGTCTAAAACGAAGATTTTTGAACCACGAGAGgtgtctactctcacctaagcttctgctactcctacatcctatgtCACACGTCGGGTtagaggtcactcttctgccGGAACTCAACTTGTGTACGGATGTTGCcagaagccagttattatagtttataaagttttaaatatgaatatttttcttaagcACCCATTGTTTCACTTcaaaaggtctttattaaccccctggagcagtCTGGATTAcctttatgatggatggatgtgcttttttgggcttcaaaatctcgagccccattcactagcattataaagcttggaagagccaagatatttttttaatataactctgattgtgtttgtctgaaagaagatagtcatatacatctaggatggcttgagggcgagtaaatcatggggtaattttcatttgttttttgaactatccctttaatttgtttattgacGATTAATCAAAGTCTTAGTGGAACGATatgggggtaagtaaatgatgacaattttcatttttgggtaaaccgTGCCTTTAACCCCTCAAAATGCGCGTTGTTGTAATACTTAAGCATCATACATTGCTTTTTGTCATGTAAAGCAACTTTGCATCACCTTTTCTCTTTCAGACGGTGTCCTGAGCCATGGGGGCCTTCTTGGACAAACCGAAGACAGAGAAACACAATGCTCATGGTGCGGGCAACGGTCTGCGCTTTGGCCTTAGCAGCATGCAGGGCTGGCGGGTAGAGATGGAGGACGCACACACAGCCGTTGTGGGACTGCCGCACGGCCTGGATGACTGGTCCTTCTTTGCGGTGTACGACGGTCACGCTGGCTCCCGTGTGGCCAACTATTGCTCCAAACACCTGCTGGAGCACATCATAACCAGCAGCGAGGACTTCCGTTCAGGCCCTGACTCTGTGGAGGGTGTTAAAAGCGGCATTCGTTCTGGCTTCCTGAAGATCGACGAGTACATGCGCAACTTCTCGGATCTACGTAATGGCATGGACCGTAGTGGCTCCACGGCAGTCGGTGTGCTGGTGTCCCCCGAGCACCTTTATTTCATCAACTGTGGAGACTCCCGTGCCGTGCTAAGTCGTGCCAGTCAGGTCCGGTTCTCCACGCAAGACCACAAGCCGTGTAACCCACGTGAAAAAGAGCGCATTCAGAACGCAGGAGGTTCTGTGATGATCCAAAGGGTGAATGGTTCTCTGGCTGTGTCACGCGCACTGGGGGACTATGACTACAAGTGTGTGGATGGAAAGGGCCCCACTGAGCAGCTGGTATCTCCGGAACCGGAGGTGTTTGAAATCCCACGCGTTTCAGAAGAGGATGAATTTGTGGTGCTCGCCTGCGATGGCATCTGGGACGTGATGAGCAATGAGGAGCTGTGTGATTTTGTACGTTCTCGGCTGGAGGTGTGGGATGATTTGGAGAAGGTCTGCAACTCTGTGGTGGACACCTGTTTACATAAGGTGAGATCTCAACAGATGTCTTAAAAGAATAATTtctacaaaattttaatttcagtttactCACcctacagctttttttttttttttttaatgcaatatcccaaaatgcacataaaaataggtggatggaaacatagctaatgctGCCTCGTGACTAAAGTAGCTTCACTACTGAATCActacattatatttctcagcaatGAGGTGGTAACGTTGCTGCTTTTGAATTAATTAAACTTGCAGCTTCATTAGAGAAATGCTGCACAGATGCAggtaattctctctctctctctctctctctctctctctctctctctctctctctctctctctctctctctctctctctctctctctctctctctctctctctctctctctctctctctctctctcaaataaCTGTAATGTTACCGCACTACTTTATCTCTTCAGTCTTATTTAAAGCATGCAGAATGCTACCTTTAATGAGTGATAACggacaaaaatatcataatgGCAACAATGTGATCATGGTATAAGCGGGATAATCAATGGCTAGGTGTGcattattaattaatactattaatttttacaacaaaatgttttgaatgagTCAGTTGTGGCTATGCAAGCAAGTACAGGTTCGTCTAtacaagtcattttttttctcttatagGACATCATGGCTTGCTTGCACTGTACTTCAAACTGCTAACTTGCAAGCAAGTTCGAGGCTGTTGCTTGAATCTTTTTGACtgacttgttaaaaaaaaactgttaaatcAGTCATTTGTTTACAAACTGGACATCACAGTTTGTGCGGTTTGCTGTGTCAaattgagtaaataatgacatttttgggtgtgCCCCCCCCCCCTGTTTTTACCCTAATGGTGTACCCTCTTAGTCTATTTCTGTTTTACATTAGTTGTACAGCTTTATGAAGTTGAATCATTGAGTCTTTACATAATCACTATAGTCTCATTAGACAGACCAGCTGTGTGTAACTCGTGATTCTATAAAAACAATCTCTACTCTCTTTCTACATTTTCTACGGTGCATTTaagtgtttcattgttttgttttgttttttttttggtcccatGGCATTCAAGAATCCAAAACCCCTCCAATACCCTTTCTGAAAAACACATGAGCCCTCTGCCTGTGTTGACACCAGCTCTCCAGATGATCAGACAGAGCCAGGGACCTAGTGAGTGAGGTCACAGCTCTGGATCTGGCATGAATTTGCTCAAGTTGATGTCAGGGCTTTCCGTATTAGTCTGTAACCTTCGTCTTGCTTTTTCATGATGTATGGCTCATATATACATTGGAAACTAAGCtttattccccccccccccttccTCTTGGAAGATGTTTCTCTTCGATGGTCTGCTTAGTGTCTAAGTATGAATAGATGTCACAGATTTCCATCTGAGATAAATATTGGCAAAATTGGAAGCGGTCTAGATTTATAGTGGTTTACAATAGAAGCTTGTGGTGTTATAAACACTTGCTTGACAGGTTGAATCTTTGTCCAGTgaacagccttttttttttaacctacaATCTCTTTTTTCCCCTAACCAGGGAAGCCGTGACAACATGAGTGTTGTTCTAGTATGTTTCCCCAATGCACCGAAGGTATCAGAGGAGGCTGTCAAGAGAGAGGCCGAGTTGGACAAGTTCCTGGAGGCTCGTGTGGAGGGTAAGAGGCGGCACCTGTTCATTTATCAGCCAGTTTTCTTCCTTTGTCCATCCAGCATTGTGGAAATGGCCATCTTGTAATTCAAATAGTCTTATTACTAAGACCTTAGCTTCAACCATGTGGTTTGAAAATGTAAGTGCTGTTTAGATTGCAGTACTCTTCTCCCTCTGTTTATTCTCTTTCAACATCCTGGCATGTTCTGAACTGTCTGGAGGCTCGTAGGATCTTTCCTGGATGGGGAATAtattaattctgaaaaaaaatattgtattttccACTAGATATGTAGTCAGGACAGCTGTGATGAAATCGGTTTGGCGTTCTTTCTCCAGCTGGATGTTATTTTTCTCACACTGTGTCTATAAGTGGGATGGCTGATCCAATGCCTACACCATTTTCACAGCAGTAGTCATGGTGGAAGAAATGCTCC from Ctenopharyngodon idella isolate HZGC_01 chromosome 12, HZGC01, whole genome shotgun sequence carries:
- the LOC127523649 gene encoding protein phosphatase 1B-like isoform X3 encodes the protein MGAFLDKPKTEKHNAHGAGNGLRFGLSSMQGWRVEMEDAHTAVVGLPHGLDDWSFFAVYDGHAGSRVANYCSKHLLEHIITSSEDFRSGPDSVEGVKSGIRSGFLKIDEYMRNFSDLRNGMDRSGSTAVGVLVSPEHLYFINCGDSRAVLSRASQVRFSTQDHKPCNPREKERIQNAGGSVMIQRVNGSLAVSRALGDYDYKCVDGKGPTEQLVSPEPEVFEIPRVSEEDEFVVLACDGIWDVMSNEELCDFVRSRLEVWDDLEKVCNSVVDTCLHKGSRDNMSVVLVCFPNAPKVSEEAVKREAELDKFLEARVEEIMEKSGEEGIPDLSHIMHNLRPESIPNLPPGGGLASKRSVIEAVYNRLNPHREEDGPGGSSRR
- the LOC127523649 gene encoding protein phosphatase 1B-like isoform X1 — translated: MGAFLDKPKTEKHNAHGAGNGLRFGLSSMQGWRVEMEDAHTAVVGLPHGLDDWSFFAVYDGHAGSRVANYCSKHLLEHIITSSEDFRSGPDSVEGVKSGIRSGFLKIDEYMRNFSDLRNGMDRSGSTAVGVLVSPEHLYFINCGDSRAVLSRASQVRFSTQDHKPCNPREKERIQNAGGSVMIQRVNGSLAVSRALGDYDYKCVDGKGPTEQLVSPEPEVFEIPRVSEEDEFVVLACDGIWDVMSNEELCDFVRSRLEVWDDLEKVCNSVVDTCLHKGSRDNMSVVLVCFPNAPKVSEEAVKREAELDKFLEARVEEIMEKSGEEGIPDLSHIMHNLRPESIPNLPPGGGLASKRSVIEAVYNRLNPHREEDGDSQGGAAGGEDEEGSSATAQLLEALRQFRLSHRGEYRQVLEQALSTYRLSCGTGATTRTDPQEEPRSPPPSPATEPLSSEEGQDEAATSPSLDKISDAPTA
- the LOC127523649 gene encoding protein phosphatase 1B-like isoform X2 → MGAFLDKPKTEKHNAHGAGNGLRFGLSSMQGWRVEMEDAHTAVVGLPHGLDDWSFFAVYDGHAGSRVANYCSKHLLEHIITSSEDFRSGPDSVEGVKSGIRSGFLKIDEYMRNFSDLRNGMDRSGSTAVGVLVSPEHLYFINCGDSRAVLSRASQVRFSTQDHKPCNPREKERIQNAGGSVMIQRVNGSLAVSRALGDYDYKCVDGKGPTEQLVSPEPEVFEIPRVSEEDEFVVLACDGIWDVMSNEELCDFVRSRLEVWDDLEKVCNSVVDTCLHKGSRDNMSVVLVCFPNAPKVSEEAVKREAELDKFLEARVEEIMEKSGEEGIPDLSHIMHNLRPESIPNLPPGGGLASKRSVIEAVYNRLNPHREEDGSGGDLDDPW
- the LOC127523649 gene encoding protein phosphatase 1B-like isoform X4; this encodes MGAFLDKPKTEKHNAHGAGNGLRFGLSSMQGWRVEMEDAHTAVVGLPHGLDDWSFFAVYDGHAGSRVANYCSKHLLEHIITSSEDFRSGPDSVEGVKSGIRSGFLKIDEYMRNFSDLRNGMDRSGSTAVGVLVSPEHLYFINCGDSRAVLSRASQVRFSTQDHKPCNPREKERIQNAGGSVMIQRVNGSLAVSRALGDYDYKCVDGKGPTEQLVSPEPEVFEIPRVSEEDEFVVLACDGIWDVMSNEELCDFVRSRLEVWDDLEKVCNSVVDTCLHKGSRDNMSVVLVCFPNAPKVSEEAVKREAELDKFLEARVEEIMEKSGEEGIPDLSHIMHNLRPESIPNLPPGGGLASKRSVIEAVYNRLNPHREEDG